The proteins below come from a single Oryzomicrobium terrae genomic window:
- the rocD gene encoding ornithine--oxo-acid transaminase, giving the protein MNDRLKATAPTSPTQGAAPAATSVQTTVQVAASPSPPSSPPRAEPPAVALIGAACNLGGPATANVCSSAGPAALARLGVAGAVRRAGGEPRSLELLEPIPAQDPAEGRLAQLGRYLPRLAHAVAAAIDRGDTPVVLGGDHSIAAGTWRGIGQALGAAPGLVWIDAHLDAHVAESSPTGNPHGMPLAALLGLGSPELAWQDGPVLDPQRVTVIGARSFEAAELRHLVRLGVKIVAPDDLAHHGFAKVLADAVARASHQGSAPFGVTIDLDVFDPSDAPATAVPVRHGLTAKEVLPALRGLLRRPGCVALEIVEYCPERDPDLRTGRLAVDLVEAALAPDAATLTDWELRYGAHNYAPLPLVACRGEGAFLFDTAGRRYIDMMAAYSAVSFGHSHPRLVAALTAQAQRLAVTSRAFSNDRLPVLLKRLTELTGFDLALPANTGLEAVETALKVARKWAHAVKGVPDEQAEIIACAGNFHGRSIAIVGLSTEDQYRAGFGPFPGGLLTIPYGDAAALEAAITPNTAAFLVEPIQGEGGIVVPPPGYLATCAAICRRHNVLLIADEVQTGLGRTGRLLASQHEGVQPDGLCLGKALGGGLLPVSAFLARREVLGVLKPGDHGSTFGGNPLAATVALEALELLLDEDLPARSARLGAWLLERLRGIASPLIKEVRGRGLFVGVEVQGVSARAVVDGLLAAGVVTKDTHGTVIRLAPPLTIDEATLAAAADALERVLAGLERRS; this is encoded by the coding sequence ATGAACGACCGTCTCAAGGCGACTGCACCCACGTCGCCGACCCAGGGCGCCGCACCTGCCGCCACAAGCGTGCAGACGACGGTGCAGGTTGCCGCTTCTCCTTCTCCCCCGTCTTCCCCTCCCCGTGCCGAGCCGCCGGCGGTGGCCCTGATCGGCGCCGCCTGCAACCTGGGCGGGCCGGCCACGGCCAACGTCTGCAGCAGCGCCGGGCCGGCCGCCCTGGCCCGCCTCGGCGTGGCCGGGGCGGTGCGCCGCGCCGGGGGCGAGCCCCGTTCCCTGGAGCTGCTCGAACCGATCCCGGCCCAGGACCCGGCCGAAGGGCGGCTGGCCCAGCTCGGCCGCTATCTGCCCCGCCTGGCCCACGCCGTGGCGGCGGCCATCGACCGGGGCGACACGCCGGTGGTGCTCGGCGGCGACCACAGCATCGCCGCCGGCACCTGGCGCGGCATCGGCCAGGCCCTGGGCGCTGCCCCCGGGCTGGTGTGGATCGATGCCCACCTGGATGCCCACGTGGCCGAGTCCTCCCCCACCGGCAACCCCCACGGCATGCCCCTGGCCGCCCTGCTCGGCCTGGGTAGCCCGGAACTGGCCTGGCAGGACGGCCCGGTGCTCGATCCGCAGCGGGTGACGGTGATCGGCGCACGCAGCTTCGAGGCCGCCGAACTGCGCCATCTGGTGCGCCTCGGGGTGAAAATCGTCGCTCCGGACGACCTGGCCCACCACGGCTTCGCCAAGGTCCTGGCTGACGCTGTGGCGCGGGCGAGTCACCAGGGGAGCGCGCCCTTCGGTGTGACCATCGACCTCGACGTGTTCGACCCGAGCGACGCCCCGGCCACCGCCGTGCCGGTGCGCCATGGCCTGACCGCCAAGGAGGTGCTGCCGGCTCTGCGCGGCCTGCTGCGCCGCCCCGGGTGCGTCGCCCTGGAGATCGTCGAATACTGCCCCGAGCGCGACCCGGACCTACGCACCGGCCGCCTGGCGGTGGACCTGGTGGAAGCCGCCCTGGCCCCGGACGCGGCCACCTTAACGGACTGGGAGCTGCGCTACGGCGCCCACAACTACGCCCCCCTGCCCCTGGTGGCCTGCCGCGGCGAAGGTGCCTTCCTCTTCGATACCGCCGGGCGGCGCTACATCGACATGATGGCTGCCTACTCGGCGGTGTCCTTCGGCCACAGCCACCCGCGCCTGGTGGCGGCGCTGACCGCCCAGGCCCAGCGCCTGGCGGTGACTTCCCGGGCCTTCTCCAACGACCGCCTGCCCGTGTTGTTGAAGCGCCTCACCGAGCTCACCGGCTTCGACCTGGCCCTGCCGGCCAATACCGGGCTGGAAGCGGTGGAAACCGCCCTCAAGGTGGCGCGCAAGTGGGCCCATGCGGTCAAGGGCGTGCCCGACGAACAGGCCGAGATCATCGCCTGCGCCGGCAACTTCCACGGCCGCTCCATCGCCATCGTCGGCCTGTCCACCGAGGACCAGTACCGGGCCGGCTTCGGCCCCTTCCCCGGCGGCCTGCTGACCATTCCCTACGGCGACGCGGCGGCCCTGGAGGCGGCCATCACCCCCAACACCGCCGCCTTCCTGGTGGAGCCGATCCAGGGCGAGGGCGGTATCGTCGTGCCGCCGCCGGGCTACCTGGCGACCTGCGCTGCCATCTGCCGGCGCCACAACGTGCTGCTCATCGCCGACGAGGTACAGACCGGCCTGGGCCGTACCGGGCGGCTGCTCGCCAGCCAGCACGAAGGCGTGCAGCCCGATGGCCTGTGTCTGGGCAAGGCCCTGGGCGGCGGGCTGCTGCCGGTGTCGGCCTTCCTCGCCCGGCGCGAGGTGCTGGGGGTGCTCAAGCCCGGCGACCACGGCTCCACCTTCGGCGGCAACCCCCTGGCCGCCACGGTGGCCCTGGAGGCCCTGGAACTGCTGCTCGACGAGGACCTGCCGGCCCGCTCAGCCCGGCTCGGCGCCTGGCTGCTGGAACGCCTGCGCGGTATCGCCTCGCCCCTGATCAAGGAAGTTCGCGGCCGGGGCCTGTTCGTCGGTGTCGAGGTCCAGGGCGTGAGCGCCCGGGCGGTGGTGGACGGTCTGCTCGCCGCCGGAGTGGTGACCAAGGACACCCACGGCACGGTGATCCGCCTGGCGCCGCCCCTGACCATCGACGAGGCCACCTTGGCCGCGGCGGCGGATGCTCTGGAGCGGGTGCTGGCCGGGCTGGAGCGGCGGTCATGA
- a CDS encoding SpoVR family protein, with the protein MDIPLLSPPPETPPLAPPQEGHPLPDGSEWTEELLTLYDTEIGRVAAGYGLDCYPHQIEVITAEQMMDAYASIGMPVFYHHWSFGKQFLATERRYKRGQMGLAYEIVINSDPCIAYLMEENTLTMQALVIAHAAYGHNSFFKGNYLFRQWTSPDAIIDYLVFARHYIAECEERYGADEVEQLLDACHALMNVGVDRYRRPPKLSTDQERARIRERADYLQQQVNDLWRTLPAKSGDRVAEAPRRFPEEPEENLLYFIEKHAPLLEPWQREIVRIVRKIAQYFYPQRQTQVMNEGWACFWHYTLLNTLYDQGRLSDGFMLEFLQHHSNVVLQPPYHHPWYSGINPYALGFALWRDLRRICEEPDDEDRQWFPEIAGSDWRATFDFAMRNYKDESFIAQFLSPRLMREFRLFTLIDDDRQENLAVGPIHDEQGYRQLRQTLADQYNVHSREPNIQVWDVNLRGDRSLTLRHFQYRRRPLAVDAAEAVLSHVATLWGFPVTLETQGEDGSVTRVAECCRERRQA; encoded by the coding sequence ATGGACATTCCCCTCCTCTCCCCGCCTCCCGAGACACCGCCCCTGGCGCCGCCCCAGGAGGGCCACCCCCTGCCCGACGGTTCGGAATGGACCGAGGAACTGCTCACCCTCTACGACACGGAGATCGGCCGGGTGGCCGCAGGCTACGGCCTGGATTGCTATCCGCACCAGATCGAGGTGATCACCGCCGAGCAGATGATGGACGCCTATGCCTCCATCGGCATGCCCGTGTTCTACCACCACTGGTCCTTCGGCAAGCAGTTCCTGGCCACCGAGCGGCGCTACAAGCGCGGCCAGATGGGGCTGGCCTACGAGATCGTGATCAACTCCGATCCTTGCATCGCCTACCTCATGGAAGAAAATACCCTGACCATGCAGGCCCTGGTGATCGCTCATGCCGCCTACGGCCACAACAGCTTCTTCAAGGGCAACTACCTGTTCCGCCAGTGGACCAGCCCGGACGCCATCATCGACTACCTGGTGTTCGCCCGGCACTACATCGCCGAGTGCGAGGAGCGCTACGGCGCCGACGAGGTGGAGCAGCTGCTCGACGCCTGCCACGCCCTGATGAACGTGGGGGTGGACCGCTACCGACGTCCGCCCAAGCTGTCCACCGACCAGGAGCGGGCGCGCATCCGCGAACGGGCCGACTACCTGCAGCAGCAGGTCAACGACCTGTGGCGCACCCTGCCGGCCAAGAGCGGCGACCGGGTCGCCGAAGCGCCGCGGCGCTTTCCCGAGGAGCCGGAGGAAAACCTGCTCTATTTCATCGAGAAGCACGCGCCCCTGCTGGAACCCTGGCAACGCGAGATCGTGCGCATCGTGCGCAAGATCGCCCAGTACTTCTACCCGCAGCGCCAGACCCAGGTAATGAACGAGGGCTGGGCCTGCTTCTGGCACTACACCCTGCTCAACACCCTGTACGACCAGGGGCGCCTGTCCGACGGCTTCATGCTCGAATTCCTCCAGCACCACAGCAACGTGGTGCTGCAGCCGCCCTACCACCACCCCTGGTACTCCGGCATCAACCCCTACGCCCTGGGCTTTGCCCTGTGGCGCGACCTGCGCCGCATCTGCGAGGAGCCGGACGACGAGGACCGCCAGTGGTTCCCCGAGATCGCCGGGTCCGACTGGCGCGCCACCTTCGACTTCGCCATGCGCAACTACAAGGACGAGAGCTTCATCGCCCAGTTCCTCTCCCCCCGGCTGATGCGCGAGTTCCGCCTGTTCACCCTGATCGACGACGACCGGCAGGAGAACCTGGCGGTGGGGCCGATCCACGACGAGCAGGGCTATCGCCAGCTGCGCCAGACCCTGGCAGACCAGTACAACGTCCATTCCCGGGAACCCAACATCCAGGTGTGGGATGTGAACCTGCGGGGTGATCGTTCCCTGACCCTGCGCCACTTCCAGTACCGGCGCCGGCCCCTCGCCGTGGATGCGGCCGAGGCGGTGCTGTCCCACGTGGCCACCCTGTGGGGCTTCCCGGTCACCCTGGAAACCCAGGGCGAGGATGGCAGCGTCACCCGGGTGGCGGAGTGCTGCCGGGAGCGGCGGCAGGCCTGA
- a CDS encoding YeaH/YhbH family protein, translated as MTVRIIDRRFDSKNKSAVNRQRFIRRFKGQIRKAVADAISRRGITDIDSGESISIPGKDISEPQFHHGQGGVWEGVQPGNDRFHSGDEIERPAGGGGGKGGGGGASNEGEHLDDFVFTLSRDEFLDIFFDDLALPNLVKRQLAQLEEFKRVRAGFTHSGVPTNINIVRTLRDATGRRIAASAPYRAKIRELQARLDELLRDDRTEIDPEVVALRKEIARLKLRIEAIPFIDDFDLRYNNRIRIPQPSTQAVMFCLMDVSGSMDEQKKQTAKRFFMLLYLFLKRSYEKIELVFIRHHTTATEVNEDDFFHSRESGGTVVSSALDLMQKIMAERYSSALWNIYAAQASDGDNWENDSPHCAELLAERILPGVQYFAYIEITPGEPQNLWKEYLALEPRFPGRFAMQRIEGLADIYPVFRELFKKKLA; from the coding sequence ATGACCGTCCGCATCATCGATCGGCGGTTCGACAGCAAGAACAAGAGCGCGGTCAATCGCCAGCGCTTCATCCGCCGCTTCAAGGGGCAGATCCGCAAGGCGGTGGCCGACGCCATCTCCCGCCGCGGCATCACCGACATCGATTCGGGCGAGAGCATCTCGATCCCGGGCAAGGACATTTCCGAACCCCAGTTTCACCACGGCCAGGGTGGCGTGTGGGAAGGGGTGCAGCCGGGCAACGACCGCTTCCACTCCGGCGACGAGATCGAGCGCCCCGCGGGCGGGGGCGGCGGCAAGGGCGGCGGTGGCGGGGCGAGCAACGAAGGCGAGCATCTCGACGACTTCGTGTTCACCCTGTCCCGGGACGAGTTTCTCGACATCTTCTTCGACGACCTGGCCCTGCCCAACCTGGTCAAGCGCCAACTCGCCCAACTCGAGGAGTTCAAGCGGGTGCGCGCCGGCTTCACCCACAGCGGTGTGCCCACCAACATCAACATCGTGCGCACCCTGCGCGATGCCACCGGCCGGCGCATCGCCGCCAGCGCCCCCTACCGGGCCAAGATCCGCGAGTTACAGGCGCGCCTCGACGAACTGCTACGCGACGACCGCACCGAGATCGATCCCGAGGTGGTGGCCCTGCGCAAGGAGATCGCCCGGCTCAAACTGCGCATCGAGGCCATCCCCTTCATCGACGACTTCGACCTGCGCTACAACAACCGCATCCGCATCCCCCAACCCTCAACCCAGGCGGTGATGTTCTGTCTGATGGACGTATCCGGCTCCATGGACGAGCAGAAGAAGCAGACCGCCAAGCGCTTTTTCATGCTGCTCTACCTGTTCCTGAAGCGCAGCTACGAGAAGATCGAACTGGTCTTCATCCGTCACCACACCACCGCCACCGAAGTGAACGAGGACGACTTCTTCCACTCTCGGGAATCCGGCGGCACCGTGGTGTCGAGCGCCCTCGACCTGATGCAGAAAATCATGGCCGAGCGCTACTCGTCGGCCCTGTGGAACATCTATGCCGCCCAGGCCTCCGACGGCGACAACTGGGAAAACGATTCGCCCCACTGCGCCGAGCTGCTGGCCGAACGCATCCTGCCCGGGGTGCAGTACTTCGCCTACATCGAGATCACCCCCGGCGAGCCGCAGAACCTGTGGAAGGAGTACCTGGCCCTGGAGCCCCGCTTTCCCGGCCGTTTCGCCATGCAGCGTATCGAGGGGCTGGCAGACATCTACCCCGTGTTCCGCGAACTGTTCAAGAAGAAACTGGCCTAG
- the corA gene encoding magnesium/cobalt transporter CorA — MINIFELQNGRLRQSQAVRRGDLAGKTPIWIDIVEPTEEESAWAHEQWGLDLETPEDLTDIEASARFYETDDGALHLRSDFLLDKNDDDHNVPVRFVLRGGLLFSIRDDDLPVFRLSRMRARTQPGHVADAMDVLLDLYATDVEYSADALEEIYAALDEVSHRVLGNQLTDEAAGEVLSAIAKEEDTNGRIRRNVMDTRRAVSFLMRGKRLTNEQFEEARQILRDIDSLDGHTTFLFDKINFLMDATVGFININQNKIIKIFSVASVALLPPTLIASVYGMNYEHMPELHWEYGYPFSIGLMVLSVMAPFIYFRRRGWLK; from the coding sequence ATGATCAATATCTTCGAACTGCAAAATGGCCGCCTGCGCCAGTCCCAGGCCGTCCGTCGCGGCGATCTGGCCGGCAAGACGCCGATCTGGATCGACATCGTCGAGCCGACCGAGGAGGAATCCGCCTGGGCCCACGAACAGTGGGGCCTGGACCTGGAGACGCCGGAGGATCTGACCGACATCGAGGCGTCGGCGCGTTTCTACGAGACCGACGACGGGGCCCTGCACCTGCGCTCGGACTTTCTCCTCGACAAGAACGACGACGACCACAACGTGCCGGTGCGCTTCGTGCTGCGCGGCGGGCTGTTGTTCTCGATCCGCGACGACGACCTGCCGGTGTTCCGCCTGTCGCGCATGCGCGCCCGCACCCAGCCGGGCCACGTGGCCGACGCCATGGACGTGCTGCTCGACCTGTACGCCACCGACGTGGAGTACTCGGCCGATGCCCTGGAAGAGATCTACGCCGCCCTCGACGAGGTGAGCCACCGGGTGCTCGGCAACCAGCTCACCGACGAAGCCGCTGGCGAGGTGCTGTCGGCCATCGCCAAGGAAGAGGACACCAACGGCCGGATCCGCCGCAACGTGATGGATACGCGCCGCGCCGTCTCTTTCCTGATGCGCGGCAAGCGCCTGACCAACGAGCAGTTCGAGGAGGCGCGCCAGATTCTGCGCGACATCGACTCCCTGGACGGCCACACCACCTTCCTGTTCGACAAGATCAACTTCCTGATGGACGCCACCGTCGGCTTCATCAACATCAACCAGAACAAGATCATCAAGATCTTCTCGGTGGCCTCGGTGGCCCTGCTGCCGCCGACCCTGATCGCCAGCGTGTACGGCATGAACTACGAGCACATGCCCGAGTTGCACTGGGAGTACGGCTACCCGTTCTCGATCGGGCTGATGGTGCTGTCGGTGATGGCGCCGTTCATCTACTTCCGCCGCCGCGGCTGGCTGAAGTAA
- a CDS encoding aldehyde dehydrogenase family protein: MNGTGALLPRQLVSVNPASGHELGRVAVTSAEEAADQVAVSAAAFRRWREVPAPRRGLLVRAIADALRRDKARLAALVSAEVGKIRSEAEGEIQEMIDMADYAVGLSRQLHGLTLPSERPGHRLLEQWHPLGAVLVITAFNFPAAVWAWNAFVAAVCGDTVVWKPSSKAPLTAQAISQLVEAVVSERLAEVDGRGVFATVYSDEPATLDGLVGDGRLPLVSFTGSSATGRRVAVAVARRLGRSLLECSGNNAMIVDETADLELAAQALFFGAMGTAGQRCTSTRRAFVHRAVLPALEARLAAACKAAPVGDPTDPATLVGPLIDEAARQRFLAAVAAREAAGETRLAGGRALPGPGHFVTPALFRAEAMAPRHREEVFGPLLTLFPYDDFAAAIAAHNDVPQGLSGALFTRDLGRAERFLSAAGADTGLANVNTGTSGAEIGAAFGGEKDTGGGREAGSDSWKAYMRRQTNVINDGAALPLAQGVRFSLPGA; the protein is encoded by the coding sequence ATGAACGGCACCGGGGCGCTTCTGCCGCGCCAACTGGTGTCGGTCAATCCGGCCAGCGGCCACGAACTGGGTCGGGTGGCGGTGACCTCGGCGGAGGAGGCTGCCGACCAGGTGGCGGTTAGCGCTGCCGCCTTCCGCCGCTGGCGCGAGGTGCCGGCGCCGCGCCGGGGGCTGCTGGTGCGCGCCATCGCCGACGCCCTGCGCCGCGACAAGGCGCGCCTGGCGGCCCTGGTGAGCGCCGAGGTGGGCAAGATCCGCAGCGAGGCCGAGGGCGAGATCCAGGAAATGATCGACATGGCCGACTACGCCGTAGGCCTGTCGCGCCAGTTGCACGGCCTGACCCTGCCCTCGGAGCGACCCGGCCATCGGCTGCTCGAACAGTGGCATCCCCTGGGGGCGGTGCTGGTCATCACCGCCTTCAATTTTCCCGCCGCGGTGTGGGCGTGGAACGCCTTCGTCGCCGCCGTGTGTGGCGACACGGTGGTGTGGAAGCCCAGCTCCAAGGCGCCCCTGACCGCCCAGGCGATCAGCCAGCTGGTCGAGGCGGTGGTCAGTGAGCGCCTGGCCGAGGTGGATGGCCGGGGCGTGTTTGCCACGGTCTATTCCGACGAGCCGGCCACCCTGGACGGCCTGGTGGGCGATGGGCGCCTGCCCCTGGTGTCATTCACCGGTTCCTCGGCCACCGGCCGCCGCGTCGCCGTGGCGGTGGCCCGGCGCCTGGGGCGCAGCCTGCTCGAATGCAGCGGCAACAACGCCATGATCGTGGACGAGACCGCCGACCTGGAACTGGCCGCCCAGGCCCTCTTCTTCGGTGCCATGGGCACCGCCGGGCAGCGCTGCACCAGCACCCGGCGGGCCTTCGTGCACCGCGCCGTGCTGCCCGCCCTGGAAGCGCGCCTGGCGGCGGCCTGTAAGGCGGCGCCGGTGGGCGATCCCACCGATCCGGCCACCCTGGTGGGGCCCCTCATCGACGAGGCGGCGCGGCAGCGCTTCCTCGCCGCCGTGGCGGCCCGGGAGGCGGCCGGCGAAACGCGCCTGGCCGGCGGCCGGGCCCTGCCCGGCCCGGGCCACTTCGTCACCCCGGCCCTGTTCCGGGCCGAGGCCATGGCGCCGCGGCATCGGGAGGAGGTGTTCGGCCCCCTGCTCACCCTCTTCCCCTACGACGACTTCGCCGCCGCCATTGCTGCCCACAACGACGTGCCCCAGGGCTTGTCGGGGGCCCTGTTCACCCGGGACCTGGGCCGGGCCGAGCGCTTCCTCTCGGCGGCCGGGGCCGACACCGGCCTGGCCAACGTCAATACCGGTACCTCCGGCGCCGAGATCGGTGCGGCCTTCGGTGGCGAGAAGGACACCGGCGGCGGCCGGGAGGCGGGTTCCGATAGCTGGAAGGCCTACATGCGCCGCCAGACCAATGTAATCAACGACGGCGCAGCCCTGCCGCTTGCCCAAGGTGTGCGCTTTTCCCTACCCGGAGCGTGA
- a CDS encoding PrkA family serine protein kinase, producing the protein MSIFAKYQSRYEAAQEEEMSLQEYLELCRNDRSAYASIAERMLMAIGDPEVIDTRQDPRLSRLFANKLIRIYPAFREFYGMEEVIESIVAYFRHAAQGLEEKKQILYLLGPVGGGKSSLAERLKQLVEKVPFYSVKGSPVHESPLALFDLEEDGPILEEDYGIPRRYLNSIMSPWAVKRLHEFGGDITKFRVVKLRPSVLSQIAIAKTEPGDENNQDISSLVGKIDIRKLENYSQDDPDAYSYSGGLCLANRGILEFVEMFKAPIKVLHPLLTATQEGNYKGTEGFGAIPFDGQILAHSNEAEWTAFKNNRNNEAFLDRIYIVKVPYCLRVSEEVKIYDKLIANSSLAKSPCAPDTLRMMAQFSVLSRLKDPENSSIYSKMRVYDGENLKDTDPKAKSYQEYRDYAGVDEGMTGLSTRFAFKILSKVFNFEHKEIAANPVHLMYVLEQQIAQEQYPPEVEEKYLRYLKEYLAPRYAEFIGKEIQTAYLESYSEYGQNIFDRYVTYADFWIQDQEFRDPNTGEILDRGALNEELEKIEKPAGISNPKDFRNEVVNFVLRARAKHDGRNPAWTSYEKLRAVIEKKMFSNTEELLPVISFNTKGSTDEHKKHQDFVNRMMEKGYTERQVRLLTEWYLRVRKSA; encoded by the coding sequence ATGTCCATCTTCGCCAAGTACCAGAGTCGTTACGAGGCGGCGCAGGAAGAGGAAATGTCGCTCCAGGAGTACCTGGAGTTGTGCCGCAACGACCGCTCCGCCTATGCCAGCATCGCCGAACGGATGCTGATGGCCATCGGCGATCCCGAAGTCATCGATACCCGCCAAGACCCGCGCCTGTCGCGGCTCTTCGCCAACAAGCTGATCCGCATCTACCCGGCTTTCCGCGAGTTCTACGGCATGGAGGAGGTGATCGAATCGATCGTCGCCTACTTCCGCCACGCCGCCCAGGGGCTGGAGGAAAAGAAGCAGATCCTCTACCTGCTCGGCCCGGTGGGCGGCGGCAAATCGAGCCTGGCCGAACGTCTCAAGCAGCTGGTGGAGAAGGTGCCGTTCTACTCGGTCAAGGGCAGCCCGGTGCACGAGTCGCCCCTGGCCCTGTTCGACCTGGAGGAGGACGGGCCGATCCTGGAGGAGGACTACGGTATTCCGCGCCGCTACCTCAACAGCATCATGAGCCCCTGGGCGGTGAAGCGCCTGCACGAGTTCGGCGGCGACATCACCAAGTTCCGGGTGGTCAAGCTGCGCCCCTCGGTGCTGTCCCAGATCGCCATCGCCAAGACCGAGCCGGGGGACGAGAACAACCAGGACATCTCGTCCCTGGTGGGCAAGATCGACATCCGCAAGCTGGAGAACTACTCCCAGGACGACCCGGATGCCTACAGCTACTCCGGCGGCCTGTGCCTGGCCAACCGGGGCATCCTCGAATTCGTCGAGATGTTCAAGGCGCCGATCAAGGTCTTGCACCCCCTGCTTACCGCCACCCAGGAGGGGAACTACAAGGGCACCGAGGGCTTCGGCGCGATCCCCTTCGACGGCCAGATCCTGGCCCACTCCAACGAAGCGGAATGGACCGCCTTCAAGAACAACCGCAACAACGAGGCGTTCCTCGACCGCATCTACATCGTCAAGGTGCCCTACTGCTTGCGCGTCAGCGAGGAGGTGAAGATTTACGACAAGCTGATCGCCAACTCGTCGCTCGCCAAGTCGCCCTGCGCGCCGGACACCCTGCGCATGATGGCCCAGTTCTCGGTGCTGTCGCGCCTCAAGGACCCGGAGAATTCCAGCATCTACAGCAAGATGCGGGTCTATGACGGCGAGAACTTGAAGGACACCGACCCCAAGGCCAAGAGCTACCAGGAGTACCGTGACTACGCCGGGGTGGACGAGGGCATGACCGGGCTTTCCACCCGCTTCGCCTTCAAGATCCTGTCCAAGGTGTTCAACTTCGAGCACAAGGAGATCGCTGCCAACCCGGTACACCTGATGTACGTGCTGGAGCAGCAGATCGCCCAGGAGCAGTACCCCCCCGAGGTGGAAGAGAAGTACCTGCGCTACCTCAAGGAGTACCTGGCGCCGCGCTACGCCGAGTTCATCGGCAAGGAGATCCAGACCGCCTACCTGGAGAGCTACTCCGAGTACGGCCAGAACATCTTCGACCGCTACGTCACCTACGCCGACTTCTGGATCCAGGACCAGGAATTCCGCGACCCCAACACCGGCGAGATCCTCGACCGGGGGGCGCTCAACGAGGAACTGGAGAAGATCGAGAAACCGGCGGGCATCAGCAATCCCAAGGACTTCCGCAACGAGGTGGTGAACTTCGTGCTGCGCGCCCGCGCCAAGCACGACGGCCGCAACCCGGCCTGGACCTCCTACGAGAAGCTGCGCGCGGTGATCGAGAAGAAGATGTTCTCCAACACCGAGGAGTTGCTGCCGGTGATCTCCTTCAACACCAAGGGCAGCACCGACGAGCACAAGAAGCATCAGGACTTCGTCAATCGCATGATGGAGAAAGGCTATACCGAGCGTCAGGTGCGGCTGCTCACCGAGTGGTACCTGCGGGTGCGCAAGTCGGCGTGA
- a CDS encoding TMEM165/GDT1 family protein: protein MEAFLVSTGIVALAEIGDKTQLLSFVLAARFKRPWPIVAGIFVATVFNHAAAGAVGAWITHLVGPDVMRWVLGLSFLAMAGWILVPDKLDDDEAPQARYGAFATTLIAFFLAEMGDKTQVATVALAARFDSLAAVVLGTTFGMMLANVPAVLVGDKLAHKLPVKAIHVACAAIFAALGVAALAGVDFAGWLG from the coding sequence ATGGAAGCCTTTCTCGTCTCCACCGGCATCGTCGCCCTCGCTGAAATCGGCGACAAAACCCAGTTGCTCTCCTTCGTCCTGGCCGCCCGCTTCAAGCGCCCCTGGCCGATCGTCGCCGGCATCTTCGTCGCCACCGTCTTCAACCACGCCGCCGCCGGCGCGGTGGGGGCCTGGATCACCCATCTGGTCGGCCCCGACGTGATGCGCTGGGTGCTCGGCCTGTCGTTCCTGGCCATGGCCGGCTGGATTCTGGTGCCGGACAAGCTCGACGACGACGAGGCGCCGCAAGCCCGCTACGGTGCTTTCGCCACCACCCTGATCGCCTTCTTCCTCGCCGAAATGGGCGACAAAACCCAGGTGGCCACGGTGGCCCTGGCAGCGCGCTTCGACTCCCTGGCGGCGGTGGTGCTGGGCACCACCTTCGGCATGATGCTGGCCAACGTGCCGGCGGTGCTGGTGGGCGACAAGCTGGCCCACAAGCTGCCGGTCAAGGCCATCCACGTGGCCTGCGCCGCGATCTTCGCCGCCCTCGGCGTGGCCGCCCTGGCCGGTGTCGACTTCGCCGGCTGGCTGGGCTGA